A single window of Syntrophotalea acetylenica DNA harbors:
- the serS gene encoding serine--tRNA ligase, translating into MLDLKFVRENFAEAETRLATRGGAVDLSTFSDLDARRRNLLGESEALKAEKNQVSALIGKTRDKSQVQGEIARMKDVSVRIKDLDDELKQVEDELRNLLMTLPNLPHEECPVGASEDDNVEVRRWGQLPVFDFEPQAHWDIGERLGILDFERAGKLTGARFALYKGAGARLERALINFMLDLHTCEHKYVEILPPFMVNRDTMTGTGQLPKFESDLFHLDDPDFFLIPTAEVPVTNIHRDEILADGELPLCYAAYTPCFRKEAGSHGRDTRGLIRQHQFNKVELVKFVRPEDSDRELLKLLDNAEEVLRRLNLPYRVVDLCTGDIGFSAARTFDIEVWLPGQQTYREISSCSNFREFQARRAAIRFRREEKGKPELVHTLNGSGLAVGRTVVAILENYQQQDGSVLIPEALRPYMGGMERIAG; encoded by the coding sequence ATGCTGGATCTGAAATTTGTGCGTGAAAATTTTGCTGAAGCCGAAACTCGGCTCGCAACCCGGGGCGGTGCCGTCGATCTGTCCACCTTTTCCGATCTGGATGCCCGTCGGCGCAATCTGCTGGGAGAGAGCGAAGCCCTCAAGGCCGAGAAGAACCAGGTATCGGCTCTTATCGGCAAAACCAGGGACAAGAGCCAGGTGCAGGGCGAGATCGCGCGCATGAAGGACGTGTCGGTGCGCATCAAGGATCTGGATGACGAGCTCAAACAGGTCGAAGACGAGTTGCGCAATCTGCTCATGACCCTGCCCAACCTGCCCCATGAGGAATGTCCCGTAGGGGCTTCCGAGGATGACAACGTCGAGGTCAGACGCTGGGGACAGTTGCCCGTATTCGATTTCGAGCCCCAGGCTCACTGGGATATCGGCGAACGGCTCGGCATTCTCGATTTCGAGCGGGCCGGCAAACTGACCGGCGCCCGCTTTGCTCTGTACAAAGGAGCCGGAGCGCGCCTGGAACGGGCGCTGATCAATTTCATGCTCGACCTGCACACCTGCGAGCACAAATATGTTGAAATTCTGCCGCCCTTTATGGTAAACAGGGACACCATGACGGGGACGGGACAACTCCCCAAGTTTGAGAGCGATCTTTTTCATCTGGACGATCCCGATTTTTTCCTGATCCCGACCGCCGAAGTGCCGGTGACCAATATTCACCGCGACGAGATTCTGGCGGATGGCGAACTGCCCCTGTGCTACGCGGCCTACACGCCCTGTTTCCGCAAGGAGGCCGGTTCCCACGGTCGCGATACCCGCGGACTGATCCGCCAGCACCAGTTCAACAAGGTCGAGCTGGTCAAGTTTGTACGCCCCGAAGACTCGGATCGGGAGCTGCTCAAGTTGCTGGACAATGCCGAAGAAGTCTTGCGCCGTCTGAATCTGCCCTATCGGGTGGTTGACCTGTGCACTGGCGATATCGGATTCTCTGCAGCGCGGACCTTCGATATCGAAGTGTGGTTGCCGGGCCAGCAGACTTACAGGGAGATATCTTCCTGTTCGAATTTTCGTGAATTTCAGGCCCGTCGCGCGGCAATTCGCTTCCGTCGCGAAGAAAAGGGCAAGCCTGAGTTGGTGCACACCCTCAACGGTTCCGGCTTGGCCGTGGGTCGCACGGTGGTAGCGATACTGGAAAATTACCAGCAACAGGACGGTTCGGTGCTTATACCCGAGGCGTTGCGCCCCTACATGGGCGGCATGGAAAGAATTGCCGGATAA
- a CDS encoding class II fumarate hydratase, whose protein sequence is MTATRIEKDSMGTMEVPASALYGAQTARALVNFPISGQRFSRPFIRALGLIKRYAAQANLELGMLDEQRAKAIMQAADEVINGELDEHFVLDIFQTGSGTSTNMNANEVIANRAAQILGKAVGSRAVHPNDHVNLGQSSNDVIPTAIHIATALETRATLVKALFSMQEALGEKALAFNDIIKIGRTHLQDATPVRLGQVFSGYARQLALAIRSIENAAENLLELALGGTAVGTGLNTHPRFASRVIAAIADETGLAFREASNHFEAQAAKDALVEASGALKRTACALFKIANDIRLLGSGPRCGIGELLLPPVQPGSSIMPGKVNPVMAESLMQVCGQVVGNDAAITLGGLSGNFELNVMMPLMAHNLLQSIALLAAAATEFTKRCLTGLEADRGRCESLVEQSLAMCTALAPVIGYDRAADIAKQAYASGRTVREIAMEQQVLPEEKLARILDPRPMTEAGIPGKTR, encoded by the coding sequence ATGACTGCGACGAGAATTGAAAAGGATTCCATGGGCACCATGGAAGTTCCCGCGTCGGCCCTCTACGGTGCGCAGACGGCACGGGCACTGGTGAATTTCCCCATTTCCGGCCAGCGTTTTTCGCGCCCTTTTATCCGCGCCCTGGGCCTCATCAAACGCTATGCCGCCCAGGCCAATCTGGAACTGGGCATGCTCGACGAACAACGCGCCAAAGCCATCATGCAGGCCGCCGACGAGGTCATAAACGGCGAACTGGATGAACACTTCGTGCTGGATATCTTTCAGACCGGATCGGGCACCAGCACCAACATGAATGCCAACGAAGTCATTGCCAACCGCGCCGCGCAGATTCTGGGCAAGGCGGTCGGATCAAGGGCGGTACACCCCAACGATCATGTTAACCTCGGCCAGTCGAGCAATGACGTCATCCCGACCGCCATCCACATTGCCACGGCGCTGGAAACCCGCGCCACCCTGGTCAAGGCACTGTTCAGCATGCAGGAAGCCCTCGGTGAAAAAGCCCTGGCCTTCAACGACATTATCAAAATCGGCCGCACCCACCTGCAGGATGCCACGCCGGTGCGGCTGGGCCAGGTCTTTTCAGGCTATGCCCGGCAACTGGCGCTGGCCATCCGCAGCATCGAAAACGCCGCAGAGAACCTGCTGGAGCTGGCCCTGGGCGGCACCGCCGTCGGCACCGGCCTCAACACGCACCCGCGATTCGCCTCTCGCGTCATCGCGGCTATCGCGGACGAAACCGGACTTGCCTTCCGTGAAGCTAGCAACCACTTCGAGGCTCAGGCAGCCAAGGATGCGCTGGTTGAAGCCAGCGGCGCCCTGAAACGCACCGCCTGCGCCCTGTTCAAGATCGCCAACGACATCCGCCTGCTCGGCAGCGGACCGCGCTGCGGCATCGGTGAGCTGTTGCTGCCACCGGTGCAGCCGGGCAGCTCGATCATGCCGGGCAAGGTCAACCCGGTCATGGCCGAAAGCCTGATGCAGGTCTGCGGTCAGGTGGTCGGCAACGATGCGGCCATCACCCTGGGAGGTTTGTCCGGCAACTTCGAGCTGAATGTCATGATGCCCCTCATGGCCCACAACCTGCTGCAATCCATTGCCCTGCTGGCCGCCGCCGCCACCGAGTTCACGAAGCGCTGCCTGACCGGACTGGAAGCCGACCGCGGGCGTTGCGAATCGCTGGTGGAGCAGAGCCTGGCCATGTGCACGGCGCTGGCCCCGGTCATCGGCTACGACCGGGCGGCGGACATCGCCAAGCAGGCTTATGCCAGCGGCCGCACGGTGCGGGAAATCGCCATGGAGCAGCAGGTGCTGCCAGAAGAGAAACTGGCCCGCATCCTCGACCCGCGCCCCATGACCGAGGCAGGCATCCCGGGCAAGACCCGCTGA
- the mqnC gene encoding cyclic dehypoxanthinyl futalosine synthase codes for MLKTIAGKLESGRELNCQDALFLLRRADLLEAGRLAAAMRRRLHPQGRVTFVVDRNVNYTNICVTGCRFCAFYRKPDHADAYLLSHQEILDKVAELAASGGTQLLLQGGLHPELRIAWFEELFRSLRRHFPQVQIHSLSPAEVVHLAAQSELSVETCLLRLKAAGLASLPGGGAEILVDRVRRRVSPDKISWRVWVGVMETAHRLGLPGTATMVFGIGETDEDLVTHLLRVRALQQRTGGFSAFIPWSYQPGNTELGGEQATGMDYLRVLAVSRLVLHNIPNLQASWVTQGGKMAQVALFFGANDLGGTMLEENVVAAAGARFRLDREELLALIREAGFIPARRTTGYDILEEYF; via the coding sequence ATGTTGAAGACCATTGCCGGGAAGCTCGAAAGCGGCCGGGAACTCAATTGCCAGGACGCCCTGTTTCTGTTGCGCCGGGCCGACTTGTTGGAGGCAGGGCGGCTGGCCGCCGCCATGCGCCGCCGGTTGCATCCGCAGGGTCGCGTAACTTTTGTTGTCGACCGCAATGTCAATTACACCAACATTTGCGTGACCGGCTGCCGCTTCTGCGCCTTTTACCGGAAACCGGATCATGCCGATGCCTATCTGCTTTCCCACCAGGAGATACTCGACAAGGTTGCCGAACTGGCGGCCTCTGGCGGTACCCAGTTGCTGTTGCAGGGCGGCCTGCATCCCGAGTTGCGTATCGCGTGGTTCGAGGAGCTGTTTCGCAGCCTGCGGCGACATTTTCCGCAGGTGCAGATCCATTCCCTGTCCCCCGCGGAGGTAGTTCACCTGGCGGCGCAGTCGGAGTTGTCGGTGGAGACCTGCCTGCTGCGGCTGAAGGCGGCTGGCCTGGCCTCTCTGCCGGGCGGCGGCGCCGAGATTCTGGTCGACCGGGTGCGCCGGCGCGTCTCGCCGGACAAGATCAGCTGGCGCGTCTGGGTCGGGGTTATGGAAACGGCCCACCGTCTGGGCCTGCCGGGAACCGCGACCATGGTGTTCGGTATTGGAGAAACGGATGAAGACCTTGTTACTCACCTGTTGCGGGTTCGCGCTCTGCAGCAGCGTACCGGCGGCTTCAGCGCTTTTATCCCCTGGTCCTACCAGCCCGGCAATACCGAGCTCGGCGGCGAGCAAGCCACCGGCATGGACTACCTGCGGGTGCTGGCCGTTTCCCGTCTGGTGCTGCACAACATCCCCAATCTCCAGGCCAGCTGGGTCACCCAGGGCGGCAAAATGGCGCAGGTGGCGCTGTTCTTCGGCGCCAACGACCTGGGCGGCACCATGCTTGAGGAGAACGTCGTTGCCGCCGCTGGCGCCCGTTTTCGCCTCGACCGGGAGGAATTGCTCGCCCTGATACGGGAGGCCGGATTTATCCCGGCCCGGCGCACCACGGGCTACGACATTCTCGAAGAATACTTCTGA
- the rnk gene encoding nucleoside diphosphate kinase regulator, producing the protein MKKRMIYITETDYEKLEELIDGMKRSGVRDRDDLNSLEEELDKCKIVDQREVPSNVVTLNSRIRFRDLDTGQETITTLVFPNKANFSEGRISVTSQIGTALLGYTVGDVIEWKVRAGNKTIRIEEIIYQPEAAGDYHL; encoded by the coding sequence ATGAAAAAGAGAATGATCTATATCACCGAAACAGACTACGAGAAACTCGAAGAACTGATCGATGGCATGAAACGCAGTGGCGTCCGTGACCGAGACGATTTGAACAGCCTTGAGGAGGAGTTGGACAAATGCAAAATCGTCGACCAAAGGGAGGTCCCGTCCAATGTCGTCACCCTCAACTCCCGGATCAGATTCAGGGACCTGGACACCGGCCAGGAGACGATTACAACCCTGGTTTTTCCCAATAAGGCCAATTTTTCCGAAGGCCGAATTTCAGTAACCTCGCAAATAGGAACAGCGTTGCTCGGCTACACCGTGGGAGATGTTATTGAATGGAAAGTTCGTGCCGGCAATAAAACCATTCGAATCGAGGAGATAATTTATCAGCCGGAAGCAGCGGGGGATTATCACTTGTAG
- the hisC gene encoding histidinol-phosphate transaminase, protein MIPLRRNIAEMAGYVPGFQPRDEHRYIKLNTNENPYPPSPKVIEAILAEVGDNLRKYPDAASRAGCEQAARLYGFDPDWVIMANGSDEVLNNLIRAFASEGDEIAYVHPSYSYYSTLAEVQGARVRTFLLDEGWALKDFPARYAGKLFFLANPNAPLGFCYPQEFIEALAGRIDGVLVIDEAYADFARENSLDLVRRLPNVVVTRTFSKSYSLAGMRLGMAIARPEVIAALNKIRDHYNLDRLAQAACVAALADQDYFRQCVTRIRETRDWFSAELRVLGWEVIPSHGNFVFATPPDRDAKRIYDSLFERRILVRYFSDPILSHGLRISIGTREDMEKTLTALAEIG, encoded by the coding sequence ATGATTCCCTTGCGCAGAAATATCGCTGAAATGGCCGGCTACGTGCCCGGGTTTCAGCCCCGTGACGAGCATCGGTATATCAAGCTCAATACCAATGAAAATCCTTATCCGCCGTCGCCGAAGGTCATCGAAGCGATTCTCGCCGAAGTCGGCGACAATCTGCGCAAGTACCCCGATGCGGCCAGCCGCGCCGGTTGCGAGCAGGCTGCGCGCCTGTATGGTTTTGACCCCGATTGGGTCATCATGGCCAACGGTTCGGATGAGGTGCTCAATAATCTGATTCGTGCGTTTGCCAGCGAGGGAGACGAGATAGCCTACGTTCATCCGTCTTATTCCTATTACAGCACGCTGGCTGAAGTGCAGGGCGCCAGGGTGCGGACTTTTTTGCTCGATGAGGGATGGGCGCTGAAGGATTTCCCCGCGCGCTATGCCGGCAAACTGTTCTTTCTGGCCAATCCAAACGCGCCGCTGGGTTTCTGTTACCCTCAGGAGTTCATCGAGGCGTTGGCCGGGCGGATCGACGGGGTTCTGGTGATCGATGAAGCTTATGCCGATTTTGCCAGAGAGAATTCTCTGGACCTGGTGCGGCGTCTGCCCAACGTGGTGGTGACGCGTACCTTTTCCAAGAGCTATTCGCTGGCCGGCATGCGGCTGGGGATGGCCATCGCCCGACCGGAAGTGATCGCCGCACTGAACAAGATCCGCGACCACTACAATCTCGACCGGCTGGCGCAGGCGGCCTGTGTGGCGGCCCTCGCCGACCAGGACTATTTCCGCCAGTGTGTAACCAGAATCCGCGAAACCCGCGATTGGTTCTCCGCCGAGCTGCGGGTGCTGGGCTGGGAAGTGATTCCGTCCCATGGCAACTTCGTCTTTGCCACGCCGCCGGACCGCGATGCCAAGCGGATTTATGACAGCCTGTTCGAGCGGCGCATTCTGGTGCGTTATTTCAGCGATCCGATACTGTCCCACGGGCTGCGTATTTCCATCGGAACCCGCGAGGATATGGAAAAGACCCTGACGGCACTGGCCGAAATCGGTTGA
- the mutY gene encoding A/G-specific adenine glycosylase encodes MQQLPWAAEEVGQRLLAWYGTHGRHLPWRSTRDPYRIWLSEIMLQQTGVTTVVPYYEKFLAAFPEVQALAAASFDQVLELWAGLGYYRRARHLHEAARKVVADFGGRFPEQLEAVMALPGVGRSTAGAIVSIAFDRKAPILDGNVRRVLCRLLALRGNPRSGPVEKQLWHWAEVFTPEHHPHDYAQAIMDLGATVCMPRYPRCETCPLSGLCQAFWRGEQDNFPERGERRTVPLVQQVALLIDCGGRYLVQKRPLDGMLGGLWEFPSAAVPEGRTADEAARRLMATEGLAGEPEPAGAIRHAYSHFRVELSVFACRGSVGTMVADAERRWVTPRQLADLPLHGSHKKALGLL; translated from the coding sequence ATGCAGCAATTGCCCTGGGCCGCGGAGGAGGTGGGCCAGCGTCTGCTGGCCTGGTACGGGACCCATGGCCGCCATCTGCCATGGCGCAGCACCCGCGATCCGTACCGCATCTGGCTGTCGGAAATCATGCTGCAGCAGACCGGGGTGACGACGGTAGTTCCCTACTACGAGAAATTTCTGGCGGCTTTCCCGGAGGTGCAGGCACTGGCTGCCGCATCCTTCGATCAGGTGCTGGAACTGTGGGCCGGGCTTGGCTATTACCGTCGCGCCCGGCACCTGCACGAGGCCGCGCGCAAGGTGGTCGCCGATTTCGGTGGACGGTTTCCGGAACAGCTCGAAGCCGTCATGGCTTTGCCAGGCGTTGGGCGCTCGACCGCTGGTGCCATCGTTTCCATCGCTTTTGATCGCAAGGCGCCGATTCTGGATGGCAATGTGCGGCGCGTGCTGTGCCGGTTGCTGGCCCTGCGGGGAAATCCCCGCTCCGGCCCGGTGGAAAAACAGCTCTGGCACTGGGCCGAAGTCTTCACCCCCGAGCACCATCCCCATGATTACGCTCAGGCCATCATGGACCTGGGGGCAACGGTCTGCATGCCGCGTTATCCCCGTTGCGAGACCTGCCCGCTGTCCGGCTTGTGCCAGGCTTTCTGGCGGGGTGAGCAGGATAACTTCCCCGAACGGGGAGAACGCAGAACCGTGCCGCTGGTGCAACAGGTGGCCCTGCTGATCGATTGCGGCGGGCGCTATCTGGTGCAGAAACGCCCCCTTGACGGAATGCTCGGCGGATTGTGGGAATTTCCGTCGGCCGCCGTGCCCGAGGGACGCACGGCCGACGAGGCGGCCCGACGGCTGATGGCTACTGAGGGGCTGGCTGGCGAGCCGGAACCGGCGGGAGCGATACGCCATGCCTACAGTCACTTTCGCGTGGAATTGTCTGTGTTTGCCTGTCGGGGGAGCGTCGGGACAATGGTTGCCGATGCGGAGCGCCGTTGGGTTACGCCGCGGCAACTTGCCGACCTGCCGCTGCACGGTTCACATAAAAAGGCCCTTGGTTTGCTTTGA
- the tadA gene encoding tRNA adenosine(34) deaminase TadA, with protein sequence MARHLTNTDPVDLDHEQDRGFMQEALVEASTAARLGEVPVGAVVVKDGEIIGRGHNLRETSNDPTTHAEMIAIRQAAAALGSWRLIGCTMYVTLEPCVMCMGAIILARIPRLVFGCRDPRVGAVGSVFDFSQDERFNHRVAVTEGVLKQQCGEMLSGFFRQLRAEKKQRRQQDAEGDPFNPEK encoded by the coding sequence GTGGCGCGCCATTTAACAAATACCGACCCCGTGGATCTTGATCACGAGCAAGACAGGGGCTTTATGCAAGAGGCCCTGGTGGAGGCCTCAACCGCCGCAAGGCTGGGTGAGGTTCCCGTCGGGGCTGTTGTCGTTAAGGACGGCGAAATTATCGGGCGCGGGCACAACCTGCGGGAAACCAGCAACGATCCCACCACCCACGCCGAGATGATCGCCATCCGGCAGGCGGCCGCGGCGCTCGGCTCCTGGCGGCTGATTGGTTGTACCATGTATGTAACACTGGAACCCTGTGTTATGTGCATGGGAGCCATCATCCTGGCCCGCATTCCGCGATTGGTGTTCGGCTGTCGCGACCCGCGCGTCGGCGCCGTCGGTTCGGTTTTCGATTTTTCGCAGGACGAGCGTTTCAATCATCGGGTCGCGGTTACCGAAGGCGTACTTAAACAGCAATGCGGCGAGATGCTGAGCGGTTTTTTTCGGCAATTGCGGGCCGAAAAAAAGCAGCGCAGGCAACAGGACGCCGAAGGCGATCCGTTCAATCCCGAAAAGTAG
- a CDS encoding HD domain-containing protein translates to MKNLAHFFFEVGMLKRTPRTGFQFLGSGAESVAEHSFRTAVIGFSLARLDGQADVGRVLQLCLFHDVPEARLGDLNYVNKKYVQANEQAAVDDLAANLPFGEEYRRTLAEFSNCQTREALLAHDADQLEMILALKEYKDLGNRYADEWYPFAVRRLKTDLARKLAGDIWCTDSTRWWFDGDSDWWVNGRHGANAVDCPDDKC, encoded by the coding sequence ATGAAGAATCTGGCACATTTCTTTTTTGAAGTCGGCATGCTCAAACGAACCCCCCGCACCGGATTTCAGTTTCTCGGTTCCGGCGCCGAATCGGTTGCAGAACATTCCTTTCGCACCGCGGTGATCGGATTCAGTCTGGCGCGTCTCGACGGACAGGCGGATGTCGGGCGGGTATTGCAGTTGTGCCTGTTTCACGATGTCCCCGAAGCGCGCCTCGGTGATCTCAATTATGTAAACAAGAAATATGTCCAGGCCAACGAGCAGGCCGCTGTCGATGATCTGGCGGCGAACCTGCCTTTTGGTGAAGAATACCGCCGGACCCTGGCGGAATTTTCCAATTGCCAGACGCGCGAGGCCCTTCTGGCTCATGATGCCGATCAGCTAGAAATGATCCTGGCCCTCAAAGAGTACAAGGATCTCGGCAATCGATACGCCGATGAATGGTACCCGTTTGCCGTGCGGCGCCTCAAAACCGACCTGGCGCGCAAACTGGCCGGGGATATCTGGTGCACCGATTCGACGCGCTGGTGGTTCGACGGCGATAGCGACTGGTGGGTCAATGGCCGCCACGGCGCAAATGCGGTTGACTGCCCTGATGATAAGTGCTAG
- the hcp gene encoding hydroxylamine reductase, whose protein sequence is MFCFQCQETAKNQGCTIKGVCGKPETTADLQDLLIFVCKGIAVYAEALKQQGPVDKDAGRFLCQALFTTITNVAWADDAIIARIEEALEVRGRLKSRLGDNVPDNLPECATWTPRDRSDLQSKAQSETVRITAAQNQDVRSLRELLIIGCKGIAAYADHAAVLGHEKEEIYGFLMEALASTTSDLSTDDMVAMVLKAGEFAVTTMALLDEANTKAYGNPEITEVNIGVRGNPGILISGHDLKDMEELLKQTEGTGVDVYTHGEMLPANYYPAFKKYEHFVGNYGGSWWQQASEFESFNGPILMTTNCLVPLKADSTYLGRLYTTGVVSYPGAAHIPERVAGGAKDFSALVAQAKNCSAPVEIETGSIVGGFAHNQVLALADKVVEAVKSGAIKRFVVMAGCDGRQKSRSYYTEVAENLPKDTIILTAGCAKYRYNKLNLGDIGGIPRVLDAGQCNDSYSLAVIALKLKEVFGLDDINELPVSYDIAWYEQKAVAVLLALLALGVKGIRLGPTLPAFLSPNVAKVLVENFGIKPIGTVEDDINAMLAGQ, encoded by the coding sequence ATGTTTTGTTTTCAATGTCAGGAAACGGCAAAAAATCAGGGCTGCACCATAAAGGGTGTTTGCGGCAAGCCTGAAACAACTGCCGATCTTCAGGACCTGCTTATTTTTGTCTGTAAAGGCATTGCGGTTTATGCGGAGGCGTTGAAACAGCAGGGCCCTGTGGATAAGGATGCGGGACGTTTTTTGTGTCAGGCTCTTTTCACGACCATTACCAATGTAGCCTGGGCCGATGACGCCATTATTGCTCGCATCGAGGAAGCGCTAGAGGTTCGAGGCCGTCTCAAGTCCAGGCTCGGTGACAACGTGCCCGACAATCTGCCTGAATGTGCCACCTGGACGCCGCGGGACCGGTCCGACCTGCAGTCCAAGGCTCAATCCGAAACGGTACGGATCACCGCGGCGCAGAACCAGGATGTGCGCTCCTTGCGGGAACTGTTAATCATCGGCTGTAAAGGCATTGCAGCCTATGCCGATCATGCGGCTGTTCTGGGTCATGAAAAGGAAGAGATTTACGGTTTTTTGATGGAGGCTCTGGCCTCTACCACCAGCGACCTTTCCACCGATGACATGGTGGCCATGGTCCTGAAAGCAGGGGAATTCGCTGTTACCACCATGGCGCTTCTGGACGAGGCCAATACCAAAGCCTACGGCAATCCGGAAATTACCGAGGTCAACATCGGAGTTCGAGGCAACCCCGGGATTCTCATCTCAGGGCATGATCTGAAGGATATGGAGGAGTTGCTAAAGCAGACGGAAGGCACTGGTGTGGATGTCTACACCCATGGCGAAATGCTTCCCGCCAATTACTATCCTGCCTTCAAGAAATACGAACATTTCGTGGGCAATTATGGTGGTTCCTGGTGGCAGCAGGCCAGCGAATTCGAATCCTTCAATGGCCCCATTCTGATGACTACCAACTGTTTGGTACCCCTGAAAGCCGACAGCACCTATCTGGGGCGGCTTTATACCACCGGCGTTGTCAGTTATCCGGGTGCGGCGCATATCCCGGAGCGTGTCGCAGGGGGCGCCAAGGATTTTTCCGCCCTGGTTGCACAGGCGAAGAATTGCTCGGCTCCGGTTGAAATCGAAACCGGCTCCATTGTCGGCGGCTTCGCTCACAATCAGGTGCTGGCTCTTGCCGACAAGGTGGTGGAGGCTGTCAAGTCGGGCGCCATCAAGCGATTTGTGGTTATGGCCGGCTGTGACGGTCGCCAGAAGTCGCGTAGCTACTACACGGAAGTAGCGGAGAATTTGCCGAAGGATACCATCATTCTCACCGCTGGCTGCGCCAAATACCGTTACAATAAACTCAATCTTGGTGACATTGGTGGTATTCCACGCGTTCTGGATGCCGGGCAGTGCAACGACTCTTACTCTCTGGCGGTGATCGCGCTGAAACTCAAGGAGGTTTTCGGCCTGGACGATATCAATGAACTGCCTGTCTCCTACGATATCGCCTGGTACGAGCAGAAGGCTGTCGCGGTGCTGTTGGCTTTGCTGGCGCTTGGTGTGAAGGGGATTCGTCTCGGACCGACGTTGCCGGCCTTCCTTTCACCCAACGTCGCCAAGGTGTTGGTGGAGAATTTTGGCATTAAACCCATTGGCACTGTTGAGGACGATATCAATGCCATGCTGGCAGGTCAATAA
- a CDS encoding hexameric tyrosine-coordinated heme protein, producing MTLITKTPEEGFQLAVKLSRKGVTTTQKDKNVLFMLREVYSRDPDALIACSQVIAINFQTVAAANNYWRDQK from the coding sequence TTGACCTTGATAACAAAAACACCTGAAGAAGGATTTCAACTTGCTGTGAAACTTTCCAGGAAAGGAGTAACCACAACACAAAAAGACAAAAATGTTCTATTTATGCTTAGAGAGGTCTATTCACGAGATCCTGATGCCTTGATCGCATGTTCGCAGGTAATAGCTATCAATTTTCAGACGGTTGCGGCAGCAAACAACTATTGGCGTGATCAAAAATAA
- a CDS encoding ribonuclease D has protein sequence MSLPPILTDDAAIVRLVRDLRSEPVIAVDLEADSLHSYQEKVCLLQISTPTRTVLVDPLAVKDLSPLAPVLADPAIGKIFHAADYDIRCLYRDFGMEVRGLFDTMIASQMLGEERVGLADVLAKHLDIHLDKRYQRADWSQRPLEEGMVRYAMEDTCHLHRLAAILEQRLRQMGRLNWAEEEFALLEQVRPSENSGPLFLRVKGAGLLDRRQLAALEELLQWRDGEACRRDRPPFKIIGNKTLLGFAQRLPRNLQDAEGIEGFSARLAERYGRVLLGAVGKALDMPREQWPVYPRGERRERDPALEERLKKLKTVRADMAGQLAMDPGILVNNAQLEALAKECPVNAAQLGELGILKNWQREALGDQLLGALITT, from the coding sequence ATGTCGTTGCCCCCCATCCTGACGGATGACGCGGCCATAGTCCGGCTGGTGCGGGACCTGCGGTCGGAACCTGTCATAGCCGTCGATCTCGAAGCGGACTCCCTGCATTCCTACCAGGAAAAGGTCTGTCTGCTGCAGATCTCCACCCCGACGCGGACGGTGCTGGTCGACCCGTTGGCCGTAAAAGACCTGTCGCCTTTGGCGCCGGTTCTTGCCGATCCCGCCATTGGCAAGATTTTCCACGCCGCGGATTACGATATTCGCTGCCTGTACCGCGATTTCGGCATGGAGGTTCGCGGTCTCTTCGACACCATGATCGCCAGCCAGATGCTCGGCGAGGAGCGTGTCGGCCTGGCCGACGTGCTGGCCAAACACCTCGACATTCATCTGGACAAGCGTTATCAGCGTGCCGACTGGTCCCAGCGCCCTCTCGAGGAAGGCATGGTCCGCTATGCCATGGAGGATACCTGTCATCTGCATCGTTTGGCGGCAATCCTCGAACAGCGGCTGCGGCAGATGGGGCGACTGAACTGGGCCGAGGAGGAATTTGCCCTGCTCGAACAGGTACGCCCTTCCGAAAACAGCGGCCCGCTGTTTTTACGGGTCAAGGGGGCGGGGTTGCTGGATCGCAGGCAACTCGCCGCGCTGGAGGAGCTGCTGCAGTGGCGCGACGGGGAAGCCTGCCGCCGCGACCGTCCCCCATTCAAAATCATCGGCAACAAGACACTGCTCGGATTTGCCCAGCGGCTGCCGCGCAATCTGCAGGATGCGGAAGGAATCGAAGGCTTTTCGGCCCGGCTGGCGGAGCGTTACGGTCGGGTGCTGCTGGGGGCGGTAGGCAAGGCCCTGGATATGCCCAGGGAACAGTGGCCGGTTTATCCGCGGGGCGAGCGCCGTGAGCGTGACCCTGCCCTGGAGGAGCGGCTCAAAAAACTGAAAACCGTGCGTGCCGACATGGCCGGCCAGCTTGCCATGGATCCCGGCATTCTGGTTAACAATGCACAGCTGGAAGCCCTGGCAAAAGAATGCCCGGTCAATGCGGCGCAGCTCGGTGAGTTGGGGATTCTCAAAAACTGGCAGCGGGAAGCTCTCGGCGATCAGCTTCTGGGAGCACTGATCACGACATGA